In Macadamia integrifolia cultivar HAES 741 chromosome 1, SCU_Mint_v3, whole genome shotgun sequence, a single window of DNA contains:
- the LOC122076690 gene encoding cytochrome P450 72A397-like, with protein MGEIGIISIVILSILVVWWGWKVLECIWLRPKKLERLLKEQGIKVTPYNLLSGDLKENQRQFEEARSKPMNLSHNIVPRVLPFHLQTIEKYGKNSAFWFGTTPRLYIMDPDLIRDIMSNKFGHFQKIKGNRLVKFFLTGLVTYEGEKWAKHRRIINPAFHMEKIKQMLSAFYTSSNEMVSKWEKLVASEGSCELDVWPELQNLTGDVISRAAFGSSYEEGRRIFKLHDEQAELLVQSFQTAFIPGFSLLPTKRNKRMKEIYREVQSLLMGIINKRQKAMEVGETNNDDLLGLLLESNNKEIHENKNKKNVGMTIEEVVQECKLFYFAGQETTSVLLVWTMVVLSMHSEWQVRAREEVLQVFGKDKPNFDGLSHLKIVTMILYEVLRLYPPAIFINRCTYKNTKLGEVTLPPGIQLMLPIVLVHHDHEVWGEDVEEFKPERFAEGISKVTKNKVSFFPFGWGPRICIGQNFAIIEAKMALAMILQRFAFELSPSYAHAPTTIATLHPQYGAQIILHKL; from the exons ATGGGAGAAATTGGGATCATTTCAATTGTGATATTGAGCATTTTGGTTGTGTGGTGGGGATGGAAAGTGTTGGAATGTATATGGTTGAGGCCTAAAAAGCTGGAGAGGCTTCTGAAGGAACAAGGCATCAAAGTCACTCCATACAATTTACTGTCGGGTGATCTAAAAGAGAACCAGCGGCAATTCGAGGAAGCTCGGTCCAAGCCCATGAACTTATCCCATAATATTGTTCCACGTGTGTTGCCCTTTCATCTTCAAACAATAGAGAAGTACG GTAAAAACTCTGCCTTTTGGTTTGGAACAACTCCAAGATTGTATATTATGGATCCTGACCTCATAAGAGACATTATGAGCAACAAGTTTGGTCACTTTCAGAAGATCAAAGGAAATCGACTAGTAAAGTTTTTTTTGACTGGACTTGTAACCTATGAGGGTGAGAAATGGGCCAAACACAGAAGGATTATAAACCCTGCCTTTCATATGGAAAAAATTAAG CAAATGTTATCGGCATTTTACACAAGCTCTAATGAGATGGTCAGCAAATGGGAGAAATTGGTTGCATCAGAAGGGTCTTGTGAATTGGACGTGTGGCCCGAACTCCAAAATTTAACAGGAGATGTCATCTCTAGGGCAGCATTTGGTAGCTCTTACGAAGAAGGTAGAAGGATATTCAAATTACACGATGAGCAAGCCGAGCTTCTCGTGCAATCTTTCCAGACTGCATTCATCCCTGGTTTTAG TTTGCTGCCAACGAAAAGGAACAAACGAATGAAAGAAATTTACAGAGAAGTGCAATCCCTTTTAATGGGCATCATCAACAAAAGACAAAAGGCTATGGAGGTTGGAGAAACCAATAACGATGACTTGTTAGGCTTGTTACTTGAATCCAACAATAAGGAAATTcatgaaaacaaaaacaagaagaatgTTGGGATGACCATCGAAGAGGTCGTCCAAGAGTGTAAACTATTTTACTTTGCAGGACAAGAAACCACATCTGTTCTCCTTGTTTGGACGATGGTTGTATTAAGTATGCATTCTGAATGGCAAGTTCGTGCAAGGGAAGAAGTATTACAAGTCTTTGGGAAGGACAAACCAAATTTTGATGGGCTAAGTCACCTAAAAATT GTTACCATGATTCTATATGAGGTTCTTAGATTATATCCACCAGCGATATTTATTAATCGGTGTACATACAAGAACACAAAACTAGGAGAAGTAACTTTGCCCCCTGGAATACAGTTAATGTTACCTATAGTCCTAGTTCACCATGATCATGAAGTATGGGGTGAAGATGTAGAAGAATTCAAACCAGAGAGATTTGCAGAAGGGATCTCAAAGGTCACAAAGAATAAAGTCTCATTTTTCCCATTTGGTTGGGGCCCTCGAATATGCATTGGGCAGAACTTCGCAATAATAGAAGCAAAGATGGCTTTAGCAATGATTTTACAACGATTTGCTTTTGAACTTTCTCCATCCTATGCTCATGCTCCTACAACTATAGCAACTCTTCATCCACAGTATGGTGCtcaaattatattacataaacTGTAA